The genomic DNA cggccgcgccgcggccTGCGGCTTCGGAACGCCGGCagcgagggggaggcggcgctagcggggcggcggcggccgcggttcCTGTGCTTGCACGGGTTCCGGACCAGCGCCGAGATCTTGCGCAAGCAGGTGGTGGGGAGATGGCCCGCCGACGTCACGGCGCGCCTCGACCTCGTCTTCGCCGACGCGCCCTTCCCCGCCGAGGGCAAGTCCGACGTCGATGGCATCTTCGACCCGCCCTACTACGAGTGGTTCCAGTTCGCCGGCGAGGTCCGTTCCCCATCGCATTGACCAGCAAGTAGCAACGCTGGCTGCTGACAAGTTTCCTCTCCGCTGCTTCAGATCTCGGGGGGACAGGATCCCATCAAGTGCAGGAACTTGGACAGGTGCTTCTCCTACGTCGAGGAGCTGATGATCAGACAAGGGCCGTTCGACGGGCTGCTAGGATTCTCCCAGGTGTTTGATTACCTTCCCGTTAGTAATTCCCCGTGCACGGTGCATGATCACTCCTCCGCCATTGATGGGTAAATGACCGTGGTGGATGCCAAATTCTTACCAGGGCGCCGTCGTATCTGCAGTGCTTGCAGGGCTCCAGGAACAGGTAAAATGAGTTGTGGCGTTTGGTGCCAGGTGTGGTAAAATGAGCAAAATATTCAGCGGGCTGTGCGATGTCTGTTGCTTGTCACGGTTGCTACAGTCGCAGCTTGATTTTGCAGACTCGTCTCTGCGTTTTCCGGCAGGGGTTGGCCTTCACTGGGgttgctaaggtgaagtgcGTGATAGTTATATCCGGGGGGAAGATCCAGGCTCCGGTGGCCGCCGCAAGGGCGTTCAACAGCAAGATCATGTGCCCGTCGCTTCACTTCATTGGTAAATCCTTCATACTTCTTCATACTCTCTCTGTCTATAGAAGACCACAGACCTACTAATTCTTGGTTGTCTCTTGTCCGTACAATTTTTGTCGGTCGACTTCAGTGTGCGGTGAGTGTCCATTTTCCTGCTAGCGTTGTTTATTAAATCAATGGCGATAGGGGAAACAAAAAATAGTTTCGAACGCCTGAACTTCTTCAGTCGTCATTATTTTCTGCTGGGGTTTCAACTCCTTTCATGCAAAAGTCATACTCCCAAGTTCCAAACGTGCTCTCTTTTGACATACGGAATACTATTGTGCAGGTGACGATGACTTTGTGAAGGTTCACAGTGAAGAGCTTGTAGAAGCATTTGCGGATCCACTTGTTATACGTCATCCCTGCGGCCATACTATACCTAATCTTGGTGAGATCAGATTACTTTCTCCTACCTTATAAGAAATTTAGACAATGTTTCAGCTTGGCGCGTATTTCATTAAACAGAAGGTCTAAGCACACACATGACAATCTCAGTAGTAAAGAGTAAATACGTCTGTGAATGAGTAGACTCGATGTATGAAGCGATTTTTCTCAAGCAAATGATGCAACCAAGCAAACCATTTTTGTTGTACACAACTACCAGCTAGCAATTAACAAGACATGCAACTTACAAAAGAGTACTTGATTTATTACAACCTATATTATTTTACTTTTTAATGAATCTCTATGTGCTTGTAACTCTCAGATGAGAAGGGCCTCCAAACTATGCTCACCTTCCTAGACAAGATTGAGAGGGGAATATGGGAACATTCATCGACCGATACTAAGATCATGGTCTCAAATTCGGAGGCTCAAATATCTGAAGTTTAGAAAATGCACAGAATTGACATGTTCTAAAGAAATTCAAATCCAGAGAGTTTGGTAAGACGTTGAGTGTCATATCTAGGAACTTTCCCTTACCTAACTCCTTCATATCAAGAACCATCCATCCTGTTTCATTGATCATCTAAAATGGACCAAAATCATTGCCACTTTGGCAAAATACCCATATATTTACACAAGCGCGCGCACAAGAACGAGTGTGTTCATCGGTGTTGAAAACGTGTGCTGCACATGTTACATGACTTGCTAGATGTGATGAGCACGTGTCATGTGTGCCTAGTAGGTGTGATGTTGCGAGTGTGATGTGTACCTGGTGGTGCTTGTGTAAccgagaaaaaagaaagaaaacaatgCCACTGCTAAAACCTCTTGCAAAAGCCGCCGATTTGGGTATTGGACATGGACTCAATGAATGGTTGCATAATCGAGAGGGGTGTGCTATAGAGTCAACTGATTTCAATCGATAGATGCGTGTGTTGATTGGTGTCTGGATCGGACCCTACTTGATTAGGGACCCTTATCATTTTTTCTTGGTATGTGGATTATTGGTAAATATACAATTGAAAAGTAAAGCACTAAGATTTTGAAAGAAGAGGATCGCTCTAGGAAATTTTAGAATTCAGTtaaaatttgtactaattaaatCCTAAGATTTTGGATCCTAAATCCGTTTCCAAACAGAGCAGAAAAAATCAAGGAGATTTCCATGAGAACTGTTTGTATTAGTATGCTGGCCTCCATATGAATAAGCTAGGAGACCAACTTTACATGCATTTGTTTCTTCTCTACATTTTACATTTCTCTGGTTTCATAATTTATTAAAGGGGCTATTAAGTTGTTGCCCTTATTTTGAACCCCGATTGTGATTTTACCCCTACTTTCTTCCACTTTGTGTTTTTAACCCTACTTTTTGAGAACGAAGGTTCAGTTACCCCTACTCCTACTCCGTGAACAACATGTAACAATATTAAAAAAGTTGAAAGAAGACAAATTTGCCCTTGCGAATATACCCCTACTTTTTTGAGAACTTTATGATTGTACCCCAATTTGACCACATGTATTTAGATAGAATTTCAGCATATATTAATAAAAATTTGCAAACAAATTTTTGATAAATTTCCACAATTATAAACAGTACTTTGCCAactaaattttgaaaaaaatttgacAGCATAACGGAACAAAAGTAGGTCCAAACCACATGCATATAGATAGATAACATCCCATCATACATGTCCAACAAAAACAATAGCTAGTAGAGACATACACCACCAGATCACATCCCAACATACATGTCCAACAAAAGCAACTAGTATTGCAATATTACATGTCCATTGGCAATGCATcaaattcatgcatctattCCTAACAATGCAGCCAacctccctcctcttccccttcctcttcctccctcctcttcctcttccctttcctcttcctccaagTCGAATCGAAATCAAATCGGACATTGGGATCACAAGAACTCGAATTTATCTGATTGTCTTGCGCCCTGGCCACCTGCGCTCCTGTCTGCCTGCGCTTGTGGGGCTGCGAGCCCTCGATCCTAGCTAGCTCGCGCACCCACCCGCGCGCCTGGCGCCTCACGCTCCTGCCCGCGTACCTggtatcggggatagatccctagtacccacaaggaaggaagaagacgaactcctactaggattcctctgtaatcctactaagactcgtaccatgtaatcctactaggactcctaccttgtaaaccgactagtaattccgccccttggagtatataaaagagggcaggggtacctagatcggcagctcagaaccatcatcaatagccaacaatcagactacacaacacccaagtgtagggcgcaatatacaacacgcaaacaggatgtagggtactacgctactctggtggcccgaacctatataaatcatgtgtcttgtatcctcgcttttaccttcgagttctaggtccggcgaccccccaccaaccaatctactacctcgggatacccctcggtaggttgctgggtataaaacaccgacatctggcacACCAGGTaagggtgatcgtcgagatcatcgagcaagcttgaaggacctcatcatcaagatcgtTCTACTCAACAAGAAGCAAGTCGTCGAGTCGGAGTtccgagcagacaaatctacgTCGAGACAGAATTGATGCGCTCCGCATTCCAATTGAAGACCGAGTCGGTGTCCACCACAGGCTGCTACATACGGTTCATCGATCAAGTCACGTGCAGATCAAGtcgctgacgactacttcgactacttatcttgactagaaaactagtcaaggatggtctactttgactactcatctcgactagaa from Setaria italica strain Yugu1 chromosome VII, Setaria_italica_v2.0, whole genome shotgun sequence includes the following:
- the LOC101785180 gene encoding esterase OVCA2-like isoform X3, with protein sequence MDLIRTPPARCPRLRPRQLAPSAAAPPASVSWAALPCHLPAYAAAPSPHQRDRRPRRGLRLRNAGSEGEAALAGRRRPRFLCLHGFRTSAEILRKQVVGRWPADVTARLDLVFADAPFPAEGKSDVDGIFDPPYYEWFQFAGEISGGQDPIKCRNLDRCFSYVEELMIRQGPFDGLLGFSQGAVVSAVLAGLQEQGLAFTGVAKVKCVIVISGGKIQAPVAAARAFNSKIMCPSLHFIVCGDDDFVKVHSEELVEAFADPLVIRHPCGHTIPNLDEKGLQTMLTFLDKIERGIWEHSSTDTKIMVSNSEAQISEV
- the LOC101785180 gene encoding esterase OVCA2-like isoform X1, with the protein product MDLIRTPPARCPRLRPRQLAPSAAAPPASVSWAALPCHLPAYAAAPSPHQRDRRPRRGLRLRNAGSEGEAALAGRRRPRFLCLHGFRTSAEILRKQVVGRWPADVTARLDLVFADAPFPAEGKSDVDGIFDPPYYEWFQFAGEISGGQDPIKCRNLDRCFSYVEELMIRQGPFDGLLGFSQGAVVSAVLAGLQEQTRLCVFRQGLAFTGVAKVKCVIVISGGKIQAPVAAARAFNSKIMCPSLHFIVCGDDDFVKVHSEELVEAFADPLVIRHPCGHTIPNLDEKGLQTMLTFLDKIERGIWEHSSTDTKIMVSNSEAQISEV
- the LOC101785180 gene encoding esterase OVCA2-like isoform X4; this encodes MDLIRTPPARCPRLRPRQLAPSAAAPPASVSWAALPCHLPAYAAAPSPHQRDRRPRRGLRLRNAGSEGEAALAGRRRPRFLCLHGFRTSAEILRKQVVGRWPADVTARLDLVFADAPFPAEGKSDVDGIFDPPYYEWFQFAGEISGGQDPIKCRNLDRCFSYVEELMIRQGPFDGLLGFSQGAVVSAVLAGLQEQGLAFTGVAKVKCVIVISGGKIQAPVAAARAFNSKIMCPSLHFIGDDDFVKVHSEELVEAFADPLVIRHPCGHTIPNLDEKGLQTMLTFLDKIERGIWEHSSTDTKIMVSNSEAQISEV
- the LOC101785180 gene encoding esterase OVCA2-like isoform X2 encodes the protein MDLIRTPPARCPRLRPRQLAPSAAAPPASVSWAALPCHLPAYAAAPSPHQRDRRPRRGLRLRNAGSEGEAALAGRRRPRFLCLHGFRTSAEILRKQVVGRWPADVTARLDLVFADAPFPAEGKSDVDGIFDPPYYEWFQFAGEISGGQDPIKCRNLDRCFSYVEELMIRQGPFDGLLGFSQGAVVSAVLAGLQEQTRLCVFRQGLAFTGVAKVKCVIVISGGKIQAPVAAARAFNSKIMCPSLHFIGDDDFVKVHSEELVEAFADPLVIRHPCGHTIPNLDEKGLQTMLTFLDKIERGIWEHSSTDTKIMVSNSEAQISEV